A region of Paenimyroides aestuarii DNA encodes the following proteins:
- a CDS encoding ATP-binding protein: METNAILRPLYINRVKPFIGKNLIKCFTGQRRVGKSYLLLQLMTIIKKDDPDATIIYINKEDLAFSHLKNAQDLNDYILKNKSKTFKTYVFIDEIQDIIEFETALRSLLLHNDLDLYCTGSNANLLSGDISGFLSGRAIEITVYSLSYKEFLTFHDLENNSVSLEKFLKYGGLPYLKHLPFEDAIIFEYLKNIYSTIVFRDVINRYAVRNTVFLEQLIFFLASNTGSVFSAKKISDFLKSQKVNIASNQVQLYIQHLTNAFLIHQVKRYDIEGKKIFEIGEKYYFENMGIRNAMWGYKLQDRGKIIENVVYNHLLIEGYSVTIGIIGANEIDFIAEKNGEKVYVQVALALLEEKTIEREFGNLKKIKDNYPKMVVTLDHFSGNTIEGILVVELQNFLLNNW, from the coding sequence TTGGAAACAAACGCTATATTAAGACCGTTATATATAAATCGTGTGAAACCTTTTATTGGAAAAAATCTCATAAAATGTTTTACCGGACAACGCAGAGTGGGTAAAAGTTACCTTTTACTTCAATTGATGACTATTATTAAAAAAGATGATCCTGACGCAACAATTATTTATATAAACAAAGAAGATTTAGCATTTTCGCATTTGAAAAACGCCCAAGATCTTAATGATTATATTTTAAAAAATAAGTCGAAAACATTTAAAACTTATGTTTTTATAGATGAGATACAAGATATCATTGAATTTGAAACAGCGCTTCGTTCTTTATTGCTTCACAATGATTTAGATTTGTACTGCACAGGTAGCAACGCCAACCTTTTATCTGGAGATATTTCAGGCTTTTTAAGTGGCAGAGCAATTGAAATAACTGTTTACAGTTTATCATACAAAGAGTTTTTAACATTTCATGACTTAGAAAACAATTCGGTTTCATTAGAAAAATTCCTGAAATACGGCGGTTTGCCTTATTTAAAACATTTACCATTTGAAGATGCCATCATTTTTGAATATTTAAAGAATATTTACTCCACCATTGTATTCCGAGATGTAATCAATCGATATGCGGTACGAAACACTGTTTTTTTAGAACAATTGATTTTCTTTTTGGCTTCTAACACAGGAAGTGTTTTTTCAGCAAAAAAAATCAGTGATTTTTTGAAATCTCAAAAAGTAAATATAGCATCCAATCAAGTTCAACTTTATATACAGCACTTAACCAACGCGTTTTTAATTCATCAGGTAAAGAGGTATGATATAGAAGGAAAAAAAATATTTGAGATTGGAGAGAAGTACTATTTTGAAAATATGGGTATAAGAAATGCAATGTGGGGATATAAACTGCAAGACCGTGGAAAAATAATCGAAAATGTGGTATATAATCATTTATTGATTGAAGGCTATTCGGTTACTATTGGAATAATAGGTGCAAATGAAATTGACTTTATAGCAGAAAAAAATGGAGAAAAAGTGTATGTTCAAGTTGCTTTGGCGTTATTAGAAGAAAAAACGATAGAACGTGAATTTGGCAATCTAAAAAAGATAAAAGATAATTATCCCAAAATGGTAGTAACTCTTGATCATTTTTCAGGTAACACTATTGAAGGAATATTAGTGGTGGAATTACAAAACTTTTTATTGAATAATTGGTGA
- a CDS encoding AI-2E family transporter — protein MSHTSENNKQFIEKIWIIVGIVAFSVSLLLIIKTSFNVLLLVFAGVLLSVFFRGLSGFIQRKTGLKEMTSVGVSIVLSIIVLVGFFWLMGAKIQMQVEELSETLPKTIDKVRETLNASEAGKEAMHTISDEDHTAKLTNFASTFFKSTFGVFGDLYAVLFMGFFFTISPGLYLKGMVQLIPGKAQDEFVKLLNKLGTQLRKWLKGKLLSMLIVAAMTAIGLAILGIPLWLVLALFAGLVSFIPNFGPIIGMTPAVLVGLMSGIDTALYVVGIFVLIQFIESNFITTTIQQKMVNLPPALILIAQLIMGALTGGWGLVLATPITVVLLVIVKELYINKRHTPLKNSTDGNEKS, from the coding sequence ATGAGCCATACTAGTGAAAACAATAAACAATTCATTGAAAAAATTTGGATAATTGTAGGAATTGTAGCTTTTTCGGTTTCTTTACTTTTAATCATTAAAACATCGTTTAACGTTTTATTACTTGTTTTTGCAGGTGTTCTTCTGTCGGTTTTCTTTAGGGGATTGAGTGGTTTTATACAGCGCAAAACGGGCTTAAAGGAAATGACAAGCGTAGGAGTTTCAATCGTATTATCGATAATTGTGCTCGTAGGATTTTTTTGGCTTATGGGTGCCAAAATTCAGATGCAGGTAGAAGAATTATCTGAAACGCTACCAAAAACTATTGATAAAGTGCGGGAAACACTCAACGCCAGTGAAGCGGGAAAGGAAGCGATGCACACAATTTCGGATGAAGACCACACAGCAAAGCTCACCAATTTTGCAAGTACGTTTTTTAAATCAACTTTTGGTGTTTTTGGTGATTTGTATGCTGTGCTTTTTATGGGATTTTTCTTTACTATTTCACCAGGTCTGTATTTGAAAGGTATGGTGCAATTGATTCCGGGGAAGGCACAAGATGAGTTTGTAAAACTTTTGAATAAGTTGGGAACGCAATTGCGCAAATGGCTTAAGGGAAAACTGCTCTCAATGCTTATAGTTGCAGCCATGACTGCTATTGGTTTGGCTATATTAGGAATTCCGTTATGGTTGGTGTTGGCACTTTTTGCCGGATTGGTTAGTTTTATTCCGAATTTTGGTCCTATCATTGGTATGACCCCAGCCGTTTTGGTAGGCTTAATGAGTGGAATTGACACAGCACTGTATGTGGTAGGTATTTTTGTACTCATACAGTTTATAGAGAGTAATTTTATAACCACTACAATTCAGCAAAAAATGGTCAACCTTCCTCCGGCTCTTATCCTTATTGCTCAATTAATTATGGGAGCATTGACAGGCGGTTGGGGACTTGTTCTGGCAACTCCCATCACAGTGGTACTTCTAGTAATTGTAAAAGAATTATATATTAATAAACGCCACACCCCTTTAAAGAACTCTACAGATGGCAATGAAAAAAGTTGA
- a CDS encoding ArsR family transcriptional regulator — MLESLITSKTRVKLLVKFFVTSANSGHLRGLASEFNESTNAIRKELNHLSEAGYLQKKEVSNKIAYKANTKHPMFQLLQQVVHKYLGLDAIVEQVVERMGNVQTIELIGDYAKGIDSGTIEINIVGTDINTEYTENIIPKIKDIAHRSICLYYNKPLTKDGIVLFGGEERGI; from the coding sequence ATGTTAGAATCATTAATCACCTCAAAAACCCGTGTAAAGCTATTGGTAAAGTTTTTTGTAACTTCCGCCAATTCAGGACATTTGCGAGGTTTGGCATCCGAGTTTAACGAGTCAACCAATGCCATTCGGAAAGAGTTGAACCATTTATCGGAAGCCGGGTATTTGCAAAAAAAAGAAGTAAGCAACAAAATTGCCTACAAAGCCAATACCAAACACCCCATGTTTCAATTATTGCAACAAGTGGTGCACAAATATTTAGGGTTAGATGCCATTGTGGAACAAGTGGTAGAGCGCATGGGCAATGTGCAAACCATTGAGTTAATAGGCGATTACGCCAAGGGAATTGATAGCGGCACCATTGAAATAAACATTGTGGGCACCGACATCAATACGGAATACACCGAAAACATCATCCCTAAAATAAAAGATATTGCCCACCGCAGTATTTGTTTGTATTACAACAAACCACTCACAAAAGACGGCATTGTGCTGTTTGGGGGTGAAGAAAGAGGTATATAG
- a CDS encoding HD domain-containing protein, with product MEERLYQKFKLLFSIYSDDKILLEEYWSEILKQYSSTKRYYHNLHHLDFMINELEGVKSEFQDWNAMCFSIFYHDIIYKSTAKNNEEKSAEIAKNRLQKISVPIDKIDTIYNQILATKKHLFSNDKDTNYLLDADLAILGKSWTDYEVYIKNIRKEYAAYPDFIYKPGRKNVLKHFLAFKTIYKTDFFYNKYELQARENMQRELKQL from the coding sequence ATGGAAGAGCGTTTATATCAAAAATTTAAGCTTCTTTTTTCGATATATTCTGATGATAAAATTCTTTTAGAAGAATATTGGTCAGAAATTTTAAAGCAATATTCCAGTACAAAAAGATACTATCATAATTTACATCATCTAGATTTTATGATTAATGAGCTAGAAGGCGTGAAATCTGAATTTCAGGATTGGAACGCTATGTGCTTTTCTATTTTCTATCACGATATTATTTATAAAAGTACTGCTAAAAATAATGAAGAAAAAAGTGCGGAAATAGCAAAAAATCGGTTACAAAAAATAAGTGTGCCTATTGATAAAATAGACACCATATACAACCAAATTTTAGCTACCAAAAAGCATCTGTTTTCTAATGACAAAGACACTAACTATTTATTAGACGCAGATTTAGCTATTCTTGGAAAAAGTTGGACAGACTATGAAGTATATATTAAAAACATTAGAAAGGAATATGCTGCATATCCTGATTTCATATACAAGCCGGGTAGAAAAAACGTTTTGAAACATTTTTTAGCTTTTAAAACTATATACAAAACAGACTTTTTTTACAATAAGTACGAATTACAAGCAAGAGAAAATATGCAACGAGAGTTGAAGCAATTATAA
- a CDS encoding putative polyvalent protein kinase domain-containing protein, with the protein MLSGKSQVRFGTVIQAITSYLSNGTQASTTTEVEKSFKEQETKVLESYITANHLWINNIDFSQYVSEGAEQKVYLKDSEYVLKLNDAIYYSSWRDYLFNLLLHNFFFADTAYELKGFTKDNNVLYAVVQQNYVSVTSVTDLNKVKSFLTANGFYNNRNNDYINKEIGIILEDLHDENVLTQNDILYFIDTVFYLTDEFWKGI; encoded by the coding sequence ATCCTTTCAGGAAAGAGCCAAGTTAGGTTTGGAACAGTTATCCAAGCAATTACCAGTTACCTTAGCAATGGCACGCAAGCAAGCACAACAACTGAAGTTGAAAAGTCTTTCAAAGAACAAGAAACAAAGGTCTTAGAAAGTTATATAACCGCAAATCATTTGTGGATTAATAACATTGATTTTTCGCAGTATGTAAGTGAGGGAGCTGAACAAAAGGTTTATCTGAAAGATAGCGAATATGTATTAAAATTAAACGACGCTATTTATTATAGTTCTTGGCGAGATTATTTATTTAATTTACTTCTTCATAATTTCTTTTTCGCCGATACAGCTTATGAATTAAAAGGATTTACTAAAGATAATAATGTTTTATATGCGGTTGTGCAGCAAAACTATGTTTCTGTTACATCTGTGACCGATTTAAATAAGGTAAAAAGTTTTTTGACTGCAAATGGTTTTTATAATAACCGTAACAATGATTATATCAATAAGGAAATAGGAATCATATTGGAAGATTTACATGATGAAAATGTGCTAACACAAAATGATATTTTATACTTCATTGATACCGTTTTTTATTTAACTGATGAATTTTGGAAAGGTATATAA